From the Limanda limanda chromosome 2, fLimLim1.1, whole genome shotgun sequence genome, one window contains:
- the LOC133025693 gene encoding uncharacterized protein LOC133025693, producing the protein MDVESLQKSGRGRSSCLNVFLVASVIFLFVAVAAVAAGVVLLVMNMDSKKELPNFDPEAVKRTGHSPYPESKMQKFAYLEFKSSHLENGLMPWAPVKYGGSESVGSNFQFVSQDQPLKPQQVGIYFMYIELNFTCTFRCDPAHLSVRVGDELTCEVQLPNVTDNRPVTRKCWTVSQVNGQSPQAQMTIAKSGLENWKLELKGSGFGMFLMD; encoded by the exons ATGGACGTCGAGTCTCTCCAGAAAAGTGGCCGCGGGCGCAGCAGCTGCCTGAACGTGTTCCTCGTCGCGTCCGTCATCTTTCTGTTCGTGGCGGtggctgctgtggctgctggaGTTGTCTTATTGGTGATGAACATGGACTCCAAAAAGGAGTTACCCAACTTTGACCCTGAGGCAGTAAAGAGAACAGGACACTCTCCTTATCCAGAAAGCAAG ATGCAGAAATTTGCATACCTGGAATTCAAGTCAA gtcatTTGGAGAACGGCCTCATGCCATGGGCTCCAGTCAAATACGGTGGTAGTGAGTCTGTGGGGAGCAACTTCCAGTTTGTCTCACAGGATCAGCCGCTGAAGCCACAGCAGGTCGGGATCTACTTCATGTACATTGAACTGAACTTCACCTGCACCTTCAGGTGTGACCCAGCCCACCTCAGCGTGCGCGTGGGCGATGAGCTCACATGTGAGGTGCAGCTTCCTAATGTGACAGATAACAGGCCAGTGACCAGGAAGTGCTGGACAGTGAGCCAGGTGAACGGACAGAGTCCTCAAGCTCAGATGACAATAGCAAAGAGCGGACTAGAGAACTGGAAGCTCGAGCTGAAGGGCTCGGGATTTGGGATGTTCCTCATGGACTAA
- the LOC133027587 gene encoding phospholipid phosphatase 3-like, with the protein MLDRFVPQSSGVSSAELQLRLADNKSSLAAAGMGMDNGTGKKLIEITGPALSKRKLLVGLDLLCLLLASIPFFACELKAVSPYRRGFICGDPSITYPYLDQEAITDELLIAGGIIITGLTIALGECYRVRFRGVSSKAFIRNLYVSCLYKELGCFLFGCCVGQSLTNMAKLSVGRLRPYFLSVCGVTYASLNCTPGSYVATVSCQQPDHRLEEEARKSFFSGHASFAMYTMLYLAFYLQARLTWGGARLLRPALQFFLVLLAVYTGLTRISDYRHHPSDVLTGYIQGALTAYWVAFHISSMFKSSSSALSPTETLDTPLSPHHTVC; encoded by the exons ATGTTGGATAGATTTGTGCCACAGAGCAGCGGCGTCTCCAGCGCGGAGCTCCAGCTCAGACTGGCGGACAACAAGAGCAGCCTGGCCGCAGCAGGGATGGGGATGGACAACGGCACCGGGAAGAAACTCATCGAGATAACCGGACCGGCTTTGTCCAAAAGAAAACTTCTGGTCGGCTTAGAcctgctctgcctcctccttg CCTCCATCCCTTTCTTCGCATGTGAGCTGAAGGCAGTGAGTCCTTACAGAAGGGGCTTTATATGTGGGGACCCCAGCATCACCTATCCTTATCTGGACCAAGAGGCCATCACAGATGAATTACTCATCGCCGGTGGCATCATCATCACCGGCCTCACA ATCGCCCTCGGGGAGTGTTACAGGGTACGCTTCCGAGGTGTCAGCTCCAAGGCCTTCATCAGGAATCTGTACGTGTCCTGTCTGTATAAGGAGCTTGGCTGCTTCCTGTTCGGCTGCTGCGTCGGCCAATCACTGACCAACATGGCCAAGCTGAGTGTGGGCCGGCTACGACcctacttcctgtctgtgtgtggggtcACTTACGCGTCACTCAACTGCACGCCGGGAAGTTACGTTGCAACAGTGAGCTGCCAACAGCCTGACCACCGGTTAGAGGAAGAGGCCAG GAAGTCCTTCTTCTCGGGCCATGCTTCCTTTGCCATGTACACGATGCTCTATTTAGCA ttttACCTGCAGGCCCGGCTGACGTGGGGTGGGGCTCGGCTGCTGAGGCCGGCGCTGCAGTTCTTCCTGGTTTTGCTGGCGGTCTACACAGGCCTGACCCGCATCTCCGACTACCGGCACCACCCGTCCGACGTGCTGACAGGCTACATACAGGGAGCCCTCACTGCTTACTGGGTG GCCTtccacatctcctccatgttcaaaAGCTCCAGTTCAGCCCTCTCTCCAACTGAGACCCTGGACACCCCCCTGTCACCCCACCATACCGTCTGCTAA